A portion of the Melitaea cinxia chromosome 1, ilMelCinx1.1, whole genome shotgun sequence genome contains these proteins:
- the LOC123669299 gene encoding uncharacterized protein LOC123669299: MSVLPRGYECPRPAARYGCVKGEYSIYYKRPCYGQPRPQPFQREAAPYCGGASNVPRDRPCCYDYPCKADCFNHGAATRPSGRYARTVWYPGECCPVVPPCQAFTCPNPPFHPCCVNTVNKIV; encoded by the exons ATGTCTGTGTTGCCACGTGGTTACGAATGTCCTCGACCAGCAGCAAGATACGGATGTGTCAAAGGGGAGTATAGCATTTATTATAAGAGACCGTGCTACGGACAACCTCGACCACAGCCGTTTCAAAGAGAAGCAGCGCCATACTGCGGAGGAGCTAGTAATGTACCTCGTGATAG GCCTTGTTGCTACGATTATCCATGCAAGGCGGATTGTTTCAATCACGGGGCAGCAACAAGACCCAGCGGTAGATACGCGAGAACTGTCTGGTATCCAGGCGAGTGTTGTCCAGTCGTGCCTCCCTGTCAAGCATTCACCTGCCCCAATCCACCGTTCCATCCTTGCTGTGTAAATACTGTAAACAAGATTGTTTAA
- the LOC123662363 gene encoding keratin-associated protein 16-1-like, with the protein MCSTDFRPTCPTILPCGSGPCFFNCSSPQPCCQPCCPPPVPCTPCPPCICKPVFRPCPGPVIPDLVPPLVPLLPSCKPRRKPYSEPCPPPPSTPVCCPPVLPCCPPPEPCDPPPLCPCPEPTPCYQPVLPRCNPQCPPPILPKQQPICPRAPPCLYPCLPISRSCCPDCELDPVTRRRPLIVHDSVFANRPSSLPAECFTRRNPNVRYSTCNYVKQDPESGCYYHVDVPLR; encoded by the exons ATGTGCTCTACAGATTTTAGGCCCACTTGTCCAACCATTCTTCCATGTGGTTCAGGCCCGTGCTTTTTTAACTGTTCTTCTCCACAACCTTGCTGTCAACCTTGTTGCCCTCCTCCAGTTCCTTGCACTCCTTGTCCTCCTTGTATCTGTAAGCCCGTGTTTAGACCATGTCCCGGACCAGTCATACCAGATTTGGTACCACCATTAGTTCCTTTGTTGCCGTCTTGTAAGCCTCGTAGAAAACCGTATTCTGAGCCTTGCCCACCACCGCCCTCCACACCCGTTTGTTGCCCACCGGTTTTACCTTGCTGTCCACCTCCAGAACCCTGTGATCCACCTCCG cTGTGTCCGTGTCCAGAACCAACACCTTGCTACCAGCCAGTGCTGCCGCGTTGCAACCCCCAATGTCCACCGCCCATCCTTCCTAAGCAACAGCCGATTTGTCCACGAGCACCACCTTGTCTGTATCCTTGTTTGCCAATTTCTAGAAGTTGCTGCCCAGATTGCGAATTGGATCCTGTAACTCGAAGAAGACCTTTGATAGTACATGATAGTGTTTTTGCAAATAGACCATCAAGTTTGCCTGCAGAATGTTTCACAAGACGTAATCCCAACGTGCGATACTCCACTTGTAATTATGTTAAACAG gaTCCTGAATCTGGTTGCTACTATCACGTCGACGTACCTCtacgataa